The Xiphias gladius isolate SHS-SW01 ecotype Sanya breed wild chromosome 17, ASM1685928v1, whole genome shotgun sequence genome includes the window TTAGGGTTAGTGATGTCCACACAGATCTAAACACTGCCAGGCCCCGGTTTCTGCTATCACGGCTATAGACATGTACCCATAGCATTTAGATAGGGTCAGATTTTGGATGTCGGCTGTCAAAAGTACAGTATCGGATCGTGGTAAAAGCCTTTACGGTGCTAATGGCTGGATTAACCAACTATTTGGCCCTGGGACTAAAATGAGGCCTAGCAATGGGCCTCAATATCCTCCCCATCGGTCCAACTCTGAGTCAAAGCTGCATTATCTTTAAGTGCCCATCAAGTAACGTGCTCAACATGGCAtcttaactgtattttttctaCAGTTACAAAAACCAACCTGTACTCCTGTGGTGAAATCCAGGTTTATCAAATCGTTAAAACTAAACTTGACAAACGGCCCCTCAAAATAATGCAGGGGTGGAGAACATGATGTAGCTCCTGTTACATCTGGGCATATTCACATTCAGTTGCACCAGTTTTGGCAGAATTTTGAACAACTGGTTAACACAACTGTGGTGACCACTTTAACAGTtcaaaaaacataatcacaTTGTTCTATCACCTTAATACTTCATGAGTTTTCCTACTTTTGTGAGTTTTatacatgaaacattttgattttgaagtGAATGCATTTTTCAGTAGTCAGCTGAAAGTTGAGCATTGCATCTGTTTGGGGTGTCAGAGACCTCAACTTTAATACGTGGTAAAATACAATGGATTTTCATATGTTCCATTTGATCTGTGATTGATGCTGACAGTAGTTTTTACAGAGTGCTACCCCTACCTAATTCCAAAGAGGTCTATTAGGATTGATGTCATCTGAGTGTTAAAACAGTTTGTTCATAACAGGCCTGCAGGGAGTTTGGCCTCTCTGAGGTCTATAACTGACCCCAAACATAAGTAAAGCCACAGTGTAGGAAAACATGgtgtacattattttttgtcagtgaatGACTTTTTGATAAACAAAACGTAAATATATTTGTTCATATATAGCCCATATAACACAATCTTTCCTTATGAGATGGAATAACAATGCTTCATggtcatttctgtgttttgtcacctTTACCAAATGTGTAAGCTCAGTTTGTGCAAATGAAAGCATTACTACCtcaatacttttgtaaatattgGTTATTAATTAGGTCAAAAAAgagtaacattttatttgaataaaaaaggcgtattattattattattattattattattattattatagtgaAAGGACCTAAAACCACAACCGGcattgtttatgtatttgtttaatctaatttttaaaGAAACGAATTATTCTTTCATACATGTGTTGTCACAATTAGACGAAAGACGAAGAGTTGGCAGCAGCGGTTTTTCCTGCCGTTATTGACGACAGAGAAGAAGAGTAAGCGGAGCCGGAAGGACAGAGTCTGACAGAAGGACGCAGCTGTGCCTTGCGGAACTGTGGTGAGCTAGCCCAGGAAAGATGCTGACCAATATCTCCAATGTGCTGAGAGCTTGCGCTCCTAGAAATGTAAGTACACAAAGCTTTGGACTATGGACTGCCATAGGCAAACACCGCATTACAGTCTTCCTCCAAATCCTCCAGTGTTTACCCAAAACAAGACAGTCATCGCTGTTCTGACCTTGTGAGGCCGAATGATAGCTTGTTTGGCTAACACCGAAAACTCAACACAAAAATCTTCATGACAGCTTTAGTGTGCTGGGCAGTAAAGGCCCAGTCCTCTTAAATTTTTCTTAAATAGACGTAGCTTAACTTTTGTCTCATAATTTTATATTCTTAATGTTTGAACAGATGTTTcctaaattaaataattattttgacaAAGACTATTTACtattaatttaacaaaattcTAGTACaactgcttgtgtttagacaatATTTAATATATGAAAACTCCTTGcttattttaaagtaaaaaatataagaaaacatATTGTTTTAGTATTGGTAACGAAACTTGCTTGCTTACTTAGAAATTTCAAACCTTAGcagatttaaaaacttttttaacttgtaatttttaaaaaatcatcttCTCTCCCACGTCAGGGTGCTGCAATGGTCATGTCAGCACGCACATATGCTGACTTCACAAGCCAGGCTACCTTTGAAATAAAGGTAGGCTTCAAACACTAAGTTGTATTTTCTACTAAAGTGATCAATGGACATGGCAGTTTGTGTTGTGAGTTATTGTGGGTTTTTCCTTGCCTCCAGAAATGTGATATCCACAAGTTGGATGAGGCCCCGGCCACTCAGGTGGTTATGACTCGTGACGAGGGTCTGCAGTACTATCGCACCATGCAGACAATGAGGCGTATGGAGCTGAAGGCAGATCAGCTGTATAAGCAGAAGATCATCAGAGGATTTTGCCACTTGTATGATGGCCAGGTTGAGTGAACTATATTTTTCTCCaatctataaaaaaataaagtatgtaTTGAGAGTTTCATCCCAGTGTTAGAGTAATGATTTATGTTTGACACTATGAGATGTGGAAACTCCAGCAAGATACTTATATCAATACAACCAGATATCGCATGTTACCTTAAAACAGATTCACACAgatgattattatttaaaaagaaaatgcaggaaTGGAAAGCCCACAGACAACATgtaaagctgtttgttttcttctcataGGAAGCTTGCGCAGTTGGTATTGAAGCAGCAATTAATTTGACAGACCACCTGATCACTGCGTACCGCGCCCACGGCTACACTTACACGAGAGGGGGGACCGTGAAGGAGATCATGGCTGAGCTCACCGGTGAGTCTGCAATGCTAAGACAAAATCTGAGACATTTTCAGTCACCAGACAAATTTGAAATCCAATCTCGTTTGAGTTTAATATACAAATTgctctcctgtttttctttcacctaAACTTTCCTACCccctggtgtttttgtttttaaaatacaggGAGAAAAGGAGGTATTGCAAAGGGCAAAGGAGGGTCTATGCACATGTACTGCAAAAATTTCTACGGAGGAAACGGAATTGTTGGAGCTCAGGTATATCTTGCAGGGTGTTTGATGCCAAActtgtcagctgtttttttattttgtgtttcttgtcccTTGGTGTCTCTGAACTGACGATTCAGCTACCTTGTAAGCTATTTTAGAAAGGAGCAATAATTGAAAACCACTGACTCCCATGTTGTGAATTGAGTGTAAACATAAATCTAAATGTACTACTAGTATGTTATCAGTTTGATGAATATGTGGTAAGTGACTGTGAACACAGATATAATAAGTGGGTCTTGTTTGATAGTTGTTTACTGATATTGTGGAAATACAATGTAACTAAAGTAATGTGACATTCGTTACAAACATCTTTATTTGGCCTGAGTGGTGCCACGGGTTCCTCAGTTTTGCTAGAAATATTATggtataaaacaaagaagaacaaaatgGCCAGTTTCCAGAAATTCTTGATATGTTTTCTGATGCAGTAGGTTGCCACTGAAGCCGAGGCACCAACCAGACTAATGACATTACATTAGTgtcaaacaaattttaaaagggGGTTCAGGGAACTGAGGCAGGATAGGACAGGGAAACTATTATTTGCCACAGTAAGGTGGCAAACTTGGCTGGACTAACCTAGCAAGGTatccacaaaataaataaatattacatttacaaaaagagaaaaaaggagccAAAACTTCTTTTCCGTGGTTAGCATTAACCTGTAATAAGACATCAAAACTCAGGGTTAGTAATGACTGTCAAATTAACACATACAGGCAAGTCACGTGAAAGATGAAATTGGCTTTGTacaaaaaaggatttatttaCACCAAAAATTACCAGCCACATTATTCTGTATGATGCTGCTGTTATGTGAAAACCCTGTAACTATAaccttgtttttatgtgtttcgTGTTTTAATGTATGTGGAAGGATTACACCATCTGGGCTAAtcaacacactgaaaaatgtgtgatGTTTGCATCATCATAAGACACTCTGTAACAGTGTTGCACGAAGCGGATCCTTGTCACATTGTTTAAATGACTGCTTTATATTTTACGGTCAATATAATGTAACCCCAGAATTATCTTGATTCTCCTCAGGTTCCCCTTGGTGCTGGCTTGGCTCTGGCCTGCAAATATCAGGGCAACAAGgaactgtgtgtctgtctctacgGTGACGGTGCTGCCAACCAGGTATGGCACAGAAATCACTGTGGTTTTATTCTCGCTTTGTTCAATTACTGGTTTGGATCAATAGCAGCTTTATTCAAAAGTCAGTATCTTTTCCAACCTGCTTATCTTGTTCACTGTTGCAAGGAGTTAGAGCCCATATTAGCCCTCATTTACTGTGGATTTGAACCTGGCCACTGCGCTGCCCCTTTGTTAACAATGGGATGTTTTTAGTGCAAAAAAATTTCCTGTGGAAGTGCTGTGTGTTGCCGTTTGGAGGGAAAATGGCACCACTCtccaaaaaactaaattaaccTGTCTATataaacagactttaaaataTCTACTTTGCCATGTACATCTAATGTAAACCATTAAGAACTTGAAAAAATTATATCTTTATtctacattaacaaaaaaatcctttgcatACTTCACAGGGTCAGATCTTTGAAACCTACAATATGGCAGCACTTTGGAAGTTGCCCATCATCTTTATCTGTGAGAACAACAGGTATGGCATGGGCACGTCAGTGGAGCGAGCTGCAGCCAGCACAGACTACTTCAAGAGAGGAGACTTCATTCCTGGTCTCCGGGTACTTTTCTCACTCATTTCTTTGAACCTTTTTCTCCACTGATAAAACTGACCATACAGAATAGTTCATATACATTAGTTATGTATTTTATCACAGCCAAGTGTTAGTTTGGCGAGTTGAATAAGATATTAATGGCGATAACGTCATATCATTGCTCTGGAGAgaagtgtctgccaaatgactgtaatgtaatataatggATACTTAGTACAACTCAAAACTTCCatgtcttttcactttttgaacaCTAAATTGtcttgtagatttaattttaaatggataagcTTGACATTTTTGCCCATTAATTTACACtaaataatccataatgacaaagtgaagacatttttttagaaattcttgcaaatgtattaaaaatcaaaaactgaagttTCCTATTTAcaaaagcattcagaccctttcTGTGCCACGCCAAATTatggtcaggtgcatcctgtttgcttcaGTTATCCTTGATCCttgtgtctagaacttgatttgGAGTCCACCTGAAACtaaattgattggacatagtttagaaaggcacacacctgtgtataaaAGATCACACAGTTCACACTgtatgtcaggacaaaaaccaagccatgaaatccaaggaactctctgtagacctctgagATAAAACTATGGCGAGGCAAAGATCAGGGCAAgagtataaaataatttctaaagctttgagtgttcccaggagctCAGTGGTTTcagtaattgtgaaatggaagacgtttggaaccaccaggactcttcctagagttggccatcTGGCCAGACTGACTAACTGGACAAGAAGgaccttggtcagggaggtgaccaagaaccgAGCAGCCACTCTAACAGaacttcagaagtcctctgcagagaggGGAGAACCTACCAGAAGGAATACCATCTCAACAGCCCTCCATAAATGAGACCTTTATGGTACAGGGACTGGACAGAaaccactttgagtaaaaggcacaGGACTGCCCACTTGGAGTTGGCCAGAGGGTATTCCTCTGGAATACCCTGctctgagagcatgagaaaAAAGAATGTCTGGTCTAATaggacaaaaactgaacccttTGGGCCGAAGtcaaacactatgtctggcgaacaccaggcactgctcatcaccagaccatccctacagtgaagcgtggtggtggcagcatcatgccGTGCAGGTGCTTCTCAGCTgtagggacagggagactggtcagaattgagggagggattaatgcagccaaatacagagagtaACTTGGAAAAAACCCGCTCCAGAGCGCGCGCAACCTGAGGCTGGGCCAAGcgttcacctttcagcacaacaataacacaaagcatacagccaagacaagactggagtggcttcgggacaagtctctgactgtccctCAGTGACCCAGCCGAAGCCTggacttaaaccccatagaatATCTGGCCTGAAGTTGGCAGTTCTGATGATTCTGCCAAGAAGAATGGGAAAACTGCAGGTGTGCAAAGTTTGTAGAGACTTATCAAAAAGCCTAGAAGTGCAACAGGGGCCTCCACAAAGTACcgaattaagggtctgaatacgtttctaaatgagagatttcagtttttgatttttcataaatttgcaaaaatttccaaGGGCTTGTTTTCACATTATGGAGTATTGCATGTAGATTGAAGGGCAAAAAATTagtattttaacaatttgaaGTTAAATCAGCATCACAAtataatgtgcaaaaagtgaaggggtctcaATACTTTATGGTACCACTGTCCAATACAGTACCCTGTATATACAGTGGCCGTACATCCTCCTAGTGGACATGTGACATGAAACTTGATAAAGTGTTAGTGAgtagtatttttcttttgcagatgaTTTTGGTATAAATTACTGTAATATATTTCCAGAGAAGTGCACATAGTAATTGAATGAAAATTGGGATTTTTTGTGTTCAGGTGGATGGGATGGATATCCTGTGTGTTCGGGAAGCAACCAGGTTTGCAGCTGATCACTGCCGATCTGGAAAGGTAagttaaaaatactgcattataTTGAGCAGGAAATATGACTTTAATTTCTCAGCTAAATTATTTTTGACCTACTTCTCCACAGGGTCCCATTCTCATGGAACTTCAGACATACCGCTATCACGGACA containing:
- the pdha1a gene encoding pyruvate dehydrogenase E1 subunit alpha 1a → MLTNISNVLRACAPRNGAAMVMSARTYADFTSQATFEIKKCDIHKLDEAPATQVVMTRDEGLQYYRTMQTMRRMELKADQLYKQKIIRGFCHLYDGQEACAVGIEAAINLTDHLITAYRAHGYTYTRGGTVKEIMAELTGRKGGIAKGKGGSMHMYCKNFYGGNGIVGAQVPLGAGLALACKYQGNKELCVCLYGDGAANQGQIFETYNMAALWKLPIIFICENNRYGMGTSVERAAASTDYFKRGDFIPGLRVDGMDILCVREATRFAADHCRSGKGPILMELQTYRYHGHSMSDPGVSYRTREEIQEVRSKSDPISLLKDRMLSNNMASVEELKEIDVEVRKEIEDAAQFATTDPEPPLEELCNHIFYNNPPVEVRGTNPWAKLKSVS